The following proteins are co-located in the Sebastes umbrosus isolate fSebUmb1 chromosome 24, fSebUmb1.pri, whole genome shotgun sequence genome:
- the LOC119483727 gene encoding sodium-driven chloride bicarbonate exchanger-like isoform X3, with amino-acid sequence MLSVDHNKGFNYQRADEEAVVDRGGTRSMLNTNFEKEELEGHRTLYIGVHVPLGRRSHRRHRHHGHKHRKRSKERDSSADDGRESPSHTDTPAQRVQFLLGTEDGDEEHIPHALFTELDEICLREGEDAEWKETARWLKFEEDVEDGGERWSKPYVATLSLHSLFELRSCIMNGTVMLDMRANSLEEIADMVLDQHEVSGPVGQDARKRIREALLKQHHHQNHKKLANRIPIVRSFADIGKKQSEPHSMDKNGQTVSPQSQPANSEGKQDVSRENSAVDFSKIDLHFMKKIPPGAEASNVLVGELEFLDRPVVAFVRLSPAVLLNGLAEVPITTRFLFILLGPLGKGPQYHEIGRSIATLMTDEIFHDVAYKAKDRNDLVAGIDEFLDQVTVLPPGEWDPSIRIEPPKNVPSQEKRKIPPLPNGVTDLGESGDSGGHGGPELQRTGKFFGGFFMDIKRKAPHYVSDFRDALSLQCLASFLFLYCACMSPVITFGGLLGEATEGRVSAIESLFGASMTGIAYSIFAGQPLTILGSTGPVLVFEKILFKFCKEYDLSYLSLRACIGLWTAFLCLLLVATDASSLVCYITRFTEEAFASLICIIFIYEALEKLLHLGVHYPINKNNNLQQLTQYSCACVEPINPSNETLRYWEESNITSSQVNWTMLEVKECELFHGEFEGTACGPHGPYIPDVLFWCVVLFFSTVFMSAFLKEFKTSRYFPTKVRAIISDFAVFITILTMVLVDYALGIPSPKLQVPSKFKPTRDDRGWLINPVGPNPWWTTIITFLPALLCTILIFMDQQITAVIINRKEHKLKKGCGYHLDLFVVGVMLGVCSVMGLPWFVAATVLSISHVNSLKLESECSAPGEQPKFLGIREQRFTGLMIFALMGCSVFMTSVLKFIPMPVLYGVFLYMGASSLRGIQFFDRLKLFSMPAKHQPDFIYLRHVPLRKVHLFTIIQLSCLILLWVIKTSNYAIVFPMMVLALVFIRKLLDFIFTKRELSWLDDLMPEWKKKKLEDAAEEEEHSIIAEEEGIVQVPLEGHFKSDPATVNITDEMSKGSFGSVWKSVNPSESTKKEPSAKSSGGEKRHKRRRHEKSLDRETSL; translated from the exons GTCACCGCACTCTCTACATCGGGGTCCACGTTCCCCTGGGCAGGAGGTCGCACAGACGTCACCGCCACCacggacacaaacacaggaagcGGTCCAAGGAGAGGGACTCTTCAGCTGACGATGGAAGAGAATCCCCCTCTCACA CAGACACACCAGCTCAGAGGGTGCAGTTTCTGTTGGGGACAGAGGATGGCGACGAGGAGCACATCCCCCACGCTCTGTTCACCGAGCTGGACGAAATCTGCCTCAGGGAGGGCGAGGACGCTGAGTGGAAAGAGACAGCCAG GTGGCTTAAGTTCGAGGAGGATGTCGAGGACGGCGGCGAGCGGTGGAGTAAACCCTACGTAGCCACCCTGTCTCTACACAGTCTCTTCGAGCTCCGCAGCTGCATCATGAACGGCACCGTGATGCTGGACATGAGGGCCAACTCGCTGGAGGAGATCGCAG ACATGGTTCTGGATCAGCACGAGGTGTCGGGCCCCGTAGGCCAGGATGCCAGGAAGAGGATCCGCGAGGCGCTGCTCAAACAGCACCACCACCAAAACCACAAGAAGCTGGCCAACCGCATACCTATTGTACGCTCCTTCGCTGATATCGGCAAGAAGCAGTCTGAGCCTCATTCCATGGACAAGAATG GCCAAACGGTCTCACCTCAGTCTCAGCCGGCGAACAGTGAGGGCAAACAGGACGTCAGCCGGGAAAACAGCGCCGTCGACTTCAGCAAG ATCGACCTCCACTTCATGAAAAAGATCCCTCCCGGTGCCGAGGCATCGAACGTCCTGGTGGGGGAGCTGGAATTCCTGGACCGCCCCGTGGTGGCCTTCGTCCGCCTGTCTCCCGCTGTGCTGCTCAACGGCCTGGCCGAGGTTCCCATCACCACCAG GTTTCTTTTCATCCTGCTCGGCCCTCTGGGAAAAGGTCCACAGTATCATGAAATTGGGCGGTCTATTGCTACCCTGATGACTGACGAG ATTTTCCATGATGTTGCGTACAAGGCCAAAGACAGGAATGACCTGGTGGCAGGCATCGATGAGTTTCTGGACCAGGTGACGGTGTTACCTCCTGGAGAGTGGGACCCCTCCATCAGAATAGAGCCTCCCAAAAACGTGCCCTCTCAG GAAAAGCGGAAGATTCCCCCCCTTCCCAACGGAGTGACAGATCTTGGAGAGTCGGGGGATAGCGGAGGACACGGCGGCCCTGAGCTCCAGCGCACCGGGAA GTTTTTTGGCGGGTTCTTCATGGACATCAAGCGAAAGGCTCCTCACTACGTTTCCGACTTCAGGGACGCCCTCAGCCTGCAGTGTCTggcctccttcctcttcctctactgCGCCTGCATGTCGCCGGTCATCACCTTCGGAGGACTCCTGGGTGAGGCCACAGAGGGACGTGTG AGTGCCATTGAGTCCCTGTTTGGGGCGTCCATGACGGGAATAGCCTACTCTATTTTCGCCGGTCAGCCCCTCACCATCCTGGGCAGCACTGGGCCTGTTCTTGTCTTTGAGAAAATCCTCTTCAAGTTCTGCAA GGAGTACGACCTCTCCTACCTCTCCCTGAGGGCGTGTATCGGCCTGTGGACGGCCTTCCTCTGTCTGCTGCTGGTGGCCACGGACGCCAGCTCGCTCGTCTGTTACATCACGCGCTTCACCGAGGAAGCGTTCGCCTCTCTGATCTGCATCATCTTCATCTATGAGGCTCTGGAGAAGCTGCTCCACCTGGGGGTGCACTACCCCATCAATAAGAACAACAACCTTCAGCAGCTCACACAGTACTC gtgtgcgtgtgtggagcCCATTAACCCCAGCAACGAGACTCTGCGGTACTGGGAGGAGAGCAACATCACGTCCTCCCAGGTCAACTGGACCATGCTGGAAGTCAAG GAGTGCGAGTTGTTTCACGGCGAGTTCGAGGGCACCGCCTGCGGCCCCCACGGCCCCTACATCCCAGACGTGCTCTTCTGGTGCGTGGTCCTCTTCTTCTCCACCGTCTTCATGTCCGCCTTCCTCAAGGAGTTCAAGACGAGCCGCTACTTCCCCACCAAG GTGCGGGCCATCATCAGTGACTTTGCTGtcttcatcaccatcctcaCTATGGTTTTAGTAGATTACGCCCTTGGGATCCCTTCACCTAAATTACAGGTCCCCAGCAAGTTCAAA CCAACCAGAGATGACCGTGGCTGGCTCATAAACCCCGTGGGGCCCAACCCCTGGtggaccaccatcatcaccttcctccctgctctgctctgcaccATCCTCATCTTCATGGATCAGCAGATCACCGCCGTCATCATCAACAGAAAGGAGCACAAACTAAAG AAAGGCTGCGGCTACCACCTGGACCTGTTCGTGGTGGGGGTGATGCTGGGCGTGTGCTCTGTGATGGGCCTGCCGTGGTTCGTGGCGGCCACCGTGCTCTCCATCTCCCACGTGAACAGCCTGAAACTGGAGTCGGAGTGCTCGGCCCCCGGAGAGCAGCCCAAGTTCCTGGGCATCCGGGAGCAGCGCTTCACCGGCCTCATGATCTTCGCCCTGATGGGTTGCTCCGTCTTCATGACCTCTGTGCTAaag TTCATCCCCATGCCTGTGCTGTACGGAGTCTTTCTGTACATGGGGGCTTCCTCACTCAGAGGCATTCAG TTCTTTGACCGCCTGAAGCTGTTCAGCATGCCGGCCAAACACCAGCCAGACTTCATCTACCTTCGCCACGTCCCGCTGAGGAAGGTGCACCTCTTCACCATCATCCAACTCAGCTGCTTGATCCTGCTTTGGGTCATCAAGACCTCCAATTACGCCATTGTCTTCCCCATGATG GTCTTAGCCCTGGTGTTCATCCGTAAGCTACTGGACTTCATCTTCACcaagagggagctgagctggCTGGATGACCTGATGCCagagtggaagaagaagaaactggaGGATGCAGCAGAAGAG GAGGAGCACAGTATTATTGCAGAGGAAGAAGGCATTGTACAAGTGCCACTCGAGGGACATTTTAA GAGTGACCCAGCCACAGTGAACATCACTGACGAGATGTCCAAAGGATCTTTCGGGAGCGTGTGGAAGAGCGTCAACCCTAGCGAGAGCACGAAGAAGGAACCAAGCGCTAAAAG TTCTGGCGGCGAAAAGCGACACAAGCGCCGGAGGCATGAGAAGAGCTTGGACAGGGAGACAAGTTTGTGA
- the LOC119483727 gene encoding sodium-driven chloride bicarbonate exchanger-like isoform X2 translates to MDITDQGAQMEPLLPTEQSPQESKDERADEEAVVDRGGTRSMLNTNFEKEELEGHRTLYIGVHVPLGRRSHRRHRHHGHKHRKRSKERDSSADDGRESPSHNTPAQRVQFLLGTEDGDEEHIPHALFTELDEICLREGEDAEWKETARWLKFEEDVEDGGERWSKPYVATLSLHSLFELRSCIMNGTVMLDMRANSLEEIADMVLDQHEVSGPVGQDARKRIREALLKQHHHQNHKKLANRIPIVRSFADIGKKQSEPHSMDKNGQTVSPQSQPANSEGKQDVSRENSAVDFSKIDLHFMKKIPPGAEASNVLVGELEFLDRPVVAFVRLSPAVLLNGLAEVPITTRFLFILLGPLGKGPQYHEIGRSIATLMTDEIFHDVAYKAKDRNDLVAGIDEFLDQVTVLPPGEWDPSIRIEPPKNVPSQEKRKIPPLPNGVTDLGESGDSGGHGGPELQRTGKFFGGFFMDIKRKAPHYVSDFRDALSLQCLASFLFLYCACMSPVITFGGLLGEATEGRVSAIESLFGASMTGIAYSIFAGQPLTILGSTGPVLVFEKILFKFCKEYDLSYLSLRACIGLWTAFLCLLLVATDASSLVCYITRFTEEAFASLICIIFIYEALEKLLHLGVHYPINKNNNLQQLTQYSCACVEPINPSNETLRYWEESNITSSQVNWTMLEVKECELFHGEFEGTACGPHGPYIPDVLFWCVVLFFSTVFMSAFLKEFKTSRYFPTKVRAIISDFAVFITILTMVLVDYALGIPSPKLQVPSKFKPTRDDRGWLINPVGPNPWWTTIITFLPALLCTILIFMDQQITAVIINRKEHKLKKGCGYHLDLFVVGVMLGVCSVMGLPWFVAATVLSISHVNSLKLESECSAPGEQPKFLGIREQRFTGLMIFALMGCSVFMTSVLKFIPMPVLYGVFLYMGASSLRGIQFFDRLKLFSMPAKHQPDFIYLRHVPLRKVHLFTIIQLSCLILLWVIKTSNYAIVFPMMVLALVFIRKLLDFIFTKRELSWLDDLMPEWKKKKLEDAAEEEEHSIIAEEEGIVQVPLEGHFKSDPATVNITDEMSKGSFGSVWKSVNPSESTKKEPSAKSSGGEKRHKRRRHEKSLDRETSL, encoded by the exons GTCACCGCACTCTCTACATCGGGGTCCACGTTCCCCTGGGCAGGAGGTCGCACAGACGTCACCGCCACCacggacacaaacacaggaagcGGTCCAAGGAGAGGGACTCTTCAGCTGACGATGGAAGAGAATCCCCCTCTCACA ACACACCAGCTCAGAGGGTGCAGTTTCTGTTGGGGACAGAGGATGGCGACGAGGAGCACATCCCCCACGCTCTGTTCACCGAGCTGGACGAAATCTGCCTCAGGGAGGGCGAGGACGCTGAGTGGAAAGAGACAGCCAG GTGGCTTAAGTTCGAGGAGGATGTCGAGGACGGCGGCGAGCGGTGGAGTAAACCCTACGTAGCCACCCTGTCTCTACACAGTCTCTTCGAGCTCCGCAGCTGCATCATGAACGGCACCGTGATGCTGGACATGAGGGCCAACTCGCTGGAGGAGATCGCAG ACATGGTTCTGGATCAGCACGAGGTGTCGGGCCCCGTAGGCCAGGATGCCAGGAAGAGGATCCGCGAGGCGCTGCTCAAACAGCACCACCACCAAAACCACAAGAAGCTGGCCAACCGCATACCTATTGTACGCTCCTTCGCTGATATCGGCAAGAAGCAGTCTGAGCCTCATTCCATGGACAAGAATG GCCAAACGGTCTCACCTCAGTCTCAGCCGGCGAACAGTGAGGGCAAACAGGACGTCAGCCGGGAAAACAGCGCCGTCGACTTCAGCAAG ATCGACCTCCACTTCATGAAAAAGATCCCTCCCGGTGCCGAGGCATCGAACGTCCTGGTGGGGGAGCTGGAATTCCTGGACCGCCCCGTGGTGGCCTTCGTCCGCCTGTCTCCCGCTGTGCTGCTCAACGGCCTGGCCGAGGTTCCCATCACCACCAG GTTTCTTTTCATCCTGCTCGGCCCTCTGGGAAAAGGTCCACAGTATCATGAAATTGGGCGGTCTATTGCTACCCTGATGACTGACGAG ATTTTCCATGATGTTGCGTACAAGGCCAAAGACAGGAATGACCTGGTGGCAGGCATCGATGAGTTTCTGGACCAGGTGACGGTGTTACCTCCTGGAGAGTGGGACCCCTCCATCAGAATAGAGCCTCCCAAAAACGTGCCCTCTCAG GAAAAGCGGAAGATTCCCCCCCTTCCCAACGGAGTGACAGATCTTGGAGAGTCGGGGGATAGCGGAGGACACGGCGGCCCTGAGCTCCAGCGCACCGGGAA GTTTTTTGGCGGGTTCTTCATGGACATCAAGCGAAAGGCTCCTCACTACGTTTCCGACTTCAGGGACGCCCTCAGCCTGCAGTGTCTggcctccttcctcttcctctactgCGCCTGCATGTCGCCGGTCATCACCTTCGGAGGACTCCTGGGTGAGGCCACAGAGGGACGTGTG AGTGCCATTGAGTCCCTGTTTGGGGCGTCCATGACGGGAATAGCCTACTCTATTTTCGCCGGTCAGCCCCTCACCATCCTGGGCAGCACTGGGCCTGTTCTTGTCTTTGAGAAAATCCTCTTCAAGTTCTGCAA GGAGTACGACCTCTCCTACCTCTCCCTGAGGGCGTGTATCGGCCTGTGGACGGCCTTCCTCTGTCTGCTGCTGGTGGCCACGGACGCCAGCTCGCTCGTCTGTTACATCACGCGCTTCACCGAGGAAGCGTTCGCCTCTCTGATCTGCATCATCTTCATCTATGAGGCTCTGGAGAAGCTGCTCCACCTGGGGGTGCACTACCCCATCAATAAGAACAACAACCTTCAGCAGCTCACACAGTACTC gtgtgcgtgtgtggagcCCATTAACCCCAGCAACGAGACTCTGCGGTACTGGGAGGAGAGCAACATCACGTCCTCCCAGGTCAACTGGACCATGCTGGAAGTCAAG GAGTGCGAGTTGTTTCACGGCGAGTTCGAGGGCACCGCCTGCGGCCCCCACGGCCCCTACATCCCAGACGTGCTCTTCTGGTGCGTGGTCCTCTTCTTCTCCACCGTCTTCATGTCCGCCTTCCTCAAGGAGTTCAAGACGAGCCGCTACTTCCCCACCAAG GTGCGGGCCATCATCAGTGACTTTGCTGtcttcatcaccatcctcaCTATGGTTTTAGTAGATTACGCCCTTGGGATCCCTTCACCTAAATTACAGGTCCCCAGCAAGTTCAAA CCAACCAGAGATGACCGTGGCTGGCTCATAAACCCCGTGGGGCCCAACCCCTGGtggaccaccatcatcaccttcctccctgctctgctctgcaccATCCTCATCTTCATGGATCAGCAGATCACCGCCGTCATCATCAACAGAAAGGAGCACAAACTAAAG AAAGGCTGCGGCTACCACCTGGACCTGTTCGTGGTGGGGGTGATGCTGGGCGTGTGCTCTGTGATGGGCCTGCCGTGGTTCGTGGCGGCCACCGTGCTCTCCATCTCCCACGTGAACAGCCTGAAACTGGAGTCGGAGTGCTCGGCCCCCGGAGAGCAGCCCAAGTTCCTGGGCATCCGGGAGCAGCGCTTCACCGGCCTCATGATCTTCGCCCTGATGGGTTGCTCCGTCTTCATGACCTCTGTGCTAaag TTCATCCCCATGCCTGTGCTGTACGGAGTCTTTCTGTACATGGGGGCTTCCTCACTCAGAGGCATTCAG TTCTTTGACCGCCTGAAGCTGTTCAGCATGCCGGCCAAACACCAGCCAGACTTCATCTACCTTCGCCACGTCCCGCTGAGGAAGGTGCACCTCTTCACCATCATCCAACTCAGCTGCTTGATCCTGCTTTGGGTCATCAAGACCTCCAATTACGCCATTGTCTTCCCCATGATG GTCTTAGCCCTGGTGTTCATCCGTAAGCTACTGGACTTCATCTTCACcaagagggagctgagctggCTGGATGACCTGATGCCagagtggaagaagaagaaactggaGGATGCAGCAGAAGAG GAGGAGCACAGTATTATTGCAGAGGAAGAAGGCATTGTACAAGTGCCACTCGAGGGACATTTTAA GAGTGACCCAGCCACAGTGAACATCACTGACGAGATGTCCAAAGGATCTTTCGGGAGCGTGTGGAAGAGCGTCAACCCTAGCGAGAGCACGAAGAAGGAACCAAGCGCTAAAAG TTCTGGCGGCGAAAAGCGACACAAGCGCCGGAGGCATGAGAAGAGCTTGGACAGGGAGACAAGTTTGTGA
- the LOC119483727 gene encoding sodium-driven chloride bicarbonate exchanger-like isoform X1, with the protein MDITDQGAQMEPLLPTEQSPQESKDERADEEAVVDRGGTRSMLNTNFEKEELEGHRTLYIGVHVPLGRRSHRRHRHHGHKHRKRSKERDSSADDGRESPSHTDTPAQRVQFLLGTEDGDEEHIPHALFTELDEICLREGEDAEWKETARWLKFEEDVEDGGERWSKPYVATLSLHSLFELRSCIMNGTVMLDMRANSLEEIADMVLDQHEVSGPVGQDARKRIREALLKQHHHQNHKKLANRIPIVRSFADIGKKQSEPHSMDKNGQTVSPQSQPANSEGKQDVSRENSAVDFSKIDLHFMKKIPPGAEASNVLVGELEFLDRPVVAFVRLSPAVLLNGLAEVPITTRFLFILLGPLGKGPQYHEIGRSIATLMTDEIFHDVAYKAKDRNDLVAGIDEFLDQVTVLPPGEWDPSIRIEPPKNVPSQEKRKIPPLPNGVTDLGESGDSGGHGGPELQRTGKFFGGFFMDIKRKAPHYVSDFRDALSLQCLASFLFLYCACMSPVITFGGLLGEATEGRVSAIESLFGASMTGIAYSIFAGQPLTILGSTGPVLVFEKILFKFCKEYDLSYLSLRACIGLWTAFLCLLLVATDASSLVCYITRFTEEAFASLICIIFIYEALEKLLHLGVHYPINKNNNLQQLTQYSCACVEPINPSNETLRYWEESNITSSQVNWTMLEVKECELFHGEFEGTACGPHGPYIPDVLFWCVVLFFSTVFMSAFLKEFKTSRYFPTKVRAIISDFAVFITILTMVLVDYALGIPSPKLQVPSKFKPTRDDRGWLINPVGPNPWWTTIITFLPALLCTILIFMDQQITAVIINRKEHKLKKGCGYHLDLFVVGVMLGVCSVMGLPWFVAATVLSISHVNSLKLESECSAPGEQPKFLGIREQRFTGLMIFALMGCSVFMTSVLKFIPMPVLYGVFLYMGASSLRGIQFFDRLKLFSMPAKHQPDFIYLRHVPLRKVHLFTIIQLSCLILLWVIKTSNYAIVFPMMVLALVFIRKLLDFIFTKRELSWLDDLMPEWKKKKLEDAAEEEEHSIIAEEEGIVQVPLEGHFKSDPATVNITDEMSKGSFGSVWKSVNPSESTKKEPSAKSSGGEKRHKRRRHEKSLDRETSL; encoded by the exons GTCACCGCACTCTCTACATCGGGGTCCACGTTCCCCTGGGCAGGAGGTCGCACAGACGTCACCGCCACCacggacacaaacacaggaagcGGTCCAAGGAGAGGGACTCTTCAGCTGACGATGGAAGAGAATCCCCCTCTCACA CAGACACACCAGCTCAGAGGGTGCAGTTTCTGTTGGGGACAGAGGATGGCGACGAGGAGCACATCCCCCACGCTCTGTTCACCGAGCTGGACGAAATCTGCCTCAGGGAGGGCGAGGACGCTGAGTGGAAAGAGACAGCCAG GTGGCTTAAGTTCGAGGAGGATGTCGAGGACGGCGGCGAGCGGTGGAGTAAACCCTACGTAGCCACCCTGTCTCTACACAGTCTCTTCGAGCTCCGCAGCTGCATCATGAACGGCACCGTGATGCTGGACATGAGGGCCAACTCGCTGGAGGAGATCGCAG ACATGGTTCTGGATCAGCACGAGGTGTCGGGCCCCGTAGGCCAGGATGCCAGGAAGAGGATCCGCGAGGCGCTGCTCAAACAGCACCACCACCAAAACCACAAGAAGCTGGCCAACCGCATACCTATTGTACGCTCCTTCGCTGATATCGGCAAGAAGCAGTCTGAGCCTCATTCCATGGACAAGAATG GCCAAACGGTCTCACCTCAGTCTCAGCCGGCGAACAGTGAGGGCAAACAGGACGTCAGCCGGGAAAACAGCGCCGTCGACTTCAGCAAG ATCGACCTCCACTTCATGAAAAAGATCCCTCCCGGTGCCGAGGCATCGAACGTCCTGGTGGGGGAGCTGGAATTCCTGGACCGCCCCGTGGTGGCCTTCGTCCGCCTGTCTCCCGCTGTGCTGCTCAACGGCCTGGCCGAGGTTCCCATCACCACCAG GTTTCTTTTCATCCTGCTCGGCCCTCTGGGAAAAGGTCCACAGTATCATGAAATTGGGCGGTCTATTGCTACCCTGATGACTGACGAG ATTTTCCATGATGTTGCGTACAAGGCCAAAGACAGGAATGACCTGGTGGCAGGCATCGATGAGTTTCTGGACCAGGTGACGGTGTTACCTCCTGGAGAGTGGGACCCCTCCATCAGAATAGAGCCTCCCAAAAACGTGCCCTCTCAG GAAAAGCGGAAGATTCCCCCCCTTCCCAACGGAGTGACAGATCTTGGAGAGTCGGGGGATAGCGGAGGACACGGCGGCCCTGAGCTCCAGCGCACCGGGAA GTTTTTTGGCGGGTTCTTCATGGACATCAAGCGAAAGGCTCCTCACTACGTTTCCGACTTCAGGGACGCCCTCAGCCTGCAGTGTCTggcctccttcctcttcctctactgCGCCTGCATGTCGCCGGTCATCACCTTCGGAGGACTCCTGGGTGAGGCCACAGAGGGACGTGTG AGTGCCATTGAGTCCCTGTTTGGGGCGTCCATGACGGGAATAGCCTACTCTATTTTCGCCGGTCAGCCCCTCACCATCCTGGGCAGCACTGGGCCTGTTCTTGTCTTTGAGAAAATCCTCTTCAAGTTCTGCAA GGAGTACGACCTCTCCTACCTCTCCCTGAGGGCGTGTATCGGCCTGTGGACGGCCTTCCTCTGTCTGCTGCTGGTGGCCACGGACGCCAGCTCGCTCGTCTGTTACATCACGCGCTTCACCGAGGAAGCGTTCGCCTCTCTGATCTGCATCATCTTCATCTATGAGGCTCTGGAGAAGCTGCTCCACCTGGGGGTGCACTACCCCATCAATAAGAACAACAACCTTCAGCAGCTCACACAGTACTC gtgtgcgtgtgtggagcCCATTAACCCCAGCAACGAGACTCTGCGGTACTGGGAGGAGAGCAACATCACGTCCTCCCAGGTCAACTGGACCATGCTGGAAGTCAAG GAGTGCGAGTTGTTTCACGGCGAGTTCGAGGGCACCGCCTGCGGCCCCCACGGCCCCTACATCCCAGACGTGCTCTTCTGGTGCGTGGTCCTCTTCTTCTCCACCGTCTTCATGTCCGCCTTCCTCAAGGAGTTCAAGACGAGCCGCTACTTCCCCACCAAG GTGCGGGCCATCATCAGTGACTTTGCTGtcttcatcaccatcctcaCTATGGTTTTAGTAGATTACGCCCTTGGGATCCCTTCACCTAAATTACAGGTCCCCAGCAAGTTCAAA CCAACCAGAGATGACCGTGGCTGGCTCATAAACCCCGTGGGGCCCAACCCCTGGtggaccaccatcatcaccttcctccctgctctgctctgcaccATCCTCATCTTCATGGATCAGCAGATCACCGCCGTCATCATCAACAGAAAGGAGCACAAACTAAAG AAAGGCTGCGGCTACCACCTGGACCTGTTCGTGGTGGGGGTGATGCTGGGCGTGTGCTCTGTGATGGGCCTGCCGTGGTTCGTGGCGGCCACCGTGCTCTCCATCTCCCACGTGAACAGCCTGAAACTGGAGTCGGAGTGCTCGGCCCCCGGAGAGCAGCCCAAGTTCCTGGGCATCCGGGAGCAGCGCTTCACCGGCCTCATGATCTTCGCCCTGATGGGTTGCTCCGTCTTCATGACCTCTGTGCTAaag TTCATCCCCATGCCTGTGCTGTACGGAGTCTTTCTGTACATGGGGGCTTCCTCACTCAGAGGCATTCAG TTCTTTGACCGCCTGAAGCTGTTCAGCATGCCGGCCAAACACCAGCCAGACTTCATCTACCTTCGCCACGTCCCGCTGAGGAAGGTGCACCTCTTCACCATCATCCAACTCAGCTGCTTGATCCTGCTTTGGGTCATCAAGACCTCCAATTACGCCATTGTCTTCCCCATGATG GTCTTAGCCCTGGTGTTCATCCGTAAGCTACTGGACTTCATCTTCACcaagagggagctgagctggCTGGATGACCTGATGCCagagtggaagaagaagaaactggaGGATGCAGCAGAAGAG GAGGAGCACAGTATTATTGCAGAGGAAGAAGGCATTGTACAAGTGCCACTCGAGGGACATTTTAA GAGTGACCCAGCCACAGTGAACATCACTGACGAGATGTCCAAAGGATCTTTCGGGAGCGTGTGGAAGAGCGTCAACCCTAGCGAGAGCACGAAGAAGGAACCAAGCGCTAAAAG TTCTGGCGGCGAAAAGCGACACAAGCGCCGGAGGCATGAGAAGAGCTTGGACAGGGAGACAAGTTTGTGA